In Mycetocola zhujimingii, one DNA window encodes the following:
- the hpt gene encoding hypoxanthine phosphoribosyltransferase, with amino-acid sequence MESSDIAGDLTTILVTEQEIHDKLDELAAQIDSDYEGKDLLLVGVLKGAVMVMADLSRAMKKHVSIDWMAVSSYGAGTKSSGVVQIRKDLDADLTGRHVLIVEDIIDSGLTLSWLLENFASRGVASIEVCALLRKPEAAKVEIDCKYVGFDIPTDFVVGYGLDFNERYRNLRDVAVLAPHVYS; translated from the coding sequence ATGGAATCGAGCGATATTGCAGGCGACCTCACGACCATCCTCGTCACGGAACAAGAGATCCACGACAAGCTGGATGAGCTCGCCGCTCAGATCGACTCCGATTACGAGGGCAAGGACCTTCTCCTCGTCGGCGTGCTGAAGGGTGCCGTCATGGTGATGGCAGACCTCTCCCGCGCCATGAAGAAGCACGTGTCCATCGACTGGATGGCCGTCTCGTCGTACGGCGCAGGCACGAAGTCCAGTGGTGTCGTGCAGATCCGCAAGGACCTCGACGCGGACCTCACCGGCCGCCACGTGCTGATCGTCGAAGACATCATCGACTCCGGGCTGACCCTGTCGTGGCTGCTCGAGAACTTCGCGTCACGAGGCGTCGCCTCGATCGAGGTCTGCGCCCTGCTTCGGAAGCCCGAGGCGGCCAAGGTTGAGATCGACTGCAAGTACGTGGGCTTCGACATCCCTACTGACTTCGTCGTCGGCTATGGCCTCGACTTCAATGAGCGCTACCGCAACCTGCGCGACGTCGCGGTTCTCGCGCCGCACGTCTACTCCTGA
- the tilS gene encoding tRNA lysidine(34) synthetase TilS — protein sequence MPTNSKFRREPLDKAVADVRLAVRQSLAGTVREGEAVLVALSGGPDSLALAAATAFEAPKQGIRAGAVIVDHGLQDGSADVAARAADQARALALEPVMVIRVGVDGRGGPEAAARTARYAAFDAALTDTGASALLLGHTLDDQAETVLLGLARGSGSGSLMGMAPVSGHYLRPLLGVRRAATHAACAAEGLEPWTDPHNSDPSYTRVRVRETVLPVLEKELGPGIAEALARTAEQLREDTEAFDAMIDEFIEEICEPAEAGIAVSVSALAANPPALRHRIIRTVAASEFGQSLSRNHTLAIAALVTDWKGQGAIDVPGFTVTRIGGRLEFSARQPTVG from the coding sequence ATGCCCACAAACAGCAAATTCCGCCGTGAACCGCTCGACAAAGCGGTCGCCGATGTGCGCCTCGCCGTGCGCCAGTCGCTCGCCGGAACCGTCCGCGAGGGTGAGGCGGTGCTCGTCGCACTGAGCGGTGGGCCTGACTCGCTGGCCCTTGCCGCCGCGACGGCCTTCGAAGCACCGAAACAGGGGATCCGTGCGGGCGCCGTGATCGTCGATCACGGTCTGCAGGATGGATCGGCGGATGTTGCGGCGCGCGCGGCGGACCAGGCGCGGGCGCTCGCCCTGGAGCCGGTGATGGTGATCCGGGTGGGCGTGGACGGTCGCGGCGGACCAGAGGCCGCAGCCCGAACCGCCCGCTACGCGGCGTTCGACGCCGCGCTCACCGACACCGGAGCATCCGCTCTTCTGCTCGGCCACACCCTCGACGACCAGGCCGAAACCGTTCTGCTCGGGCTGGCGCGCGGGTCCGGGTCGGGAAGTTTGATGGGGATGGCGCCCGTCAGTGGGCACTACCTCCGCCCGCTTCTCGGGGTTCGGCGTGCGGCAACGCACGCTGCGTGTGCCGCAGAAGGACTCGAACCGTGGACCGACCCGCACAACAGCGACCCGTCGTACACGCGGGTGCGAGTGCGCGAGACGGTGTTGCCCGTGCTCGAGAAGGAACTCGGCCCCGGCATCGCTGAGGCGCTTGCCCGGACAGCTGAGCAACTGCGGGAAGACACGGAGGCGTTCGATGCGATGATCGACGAGTTCATCGAGGAGATCTGCGAACCCGCGGAGGCGGGCATCGCGGTTTCCGTCTCCGCGCTGGCAGCGAACCCTCCCGCGCTCAGGCACCGGATCATCCGGACGGTTGCTGCGAGCGAGTTCGGTCAGTCGTTGTCACGGAATCACACGCTCGCGATCGCCGCACTCGTCACCGACTGGAAAGGCCAGGGCGCGATCGATGTTCCCGGCTTCACGGTGACCAGGATTGGCGGCCGGCTCGAATTTTCGGCTCGACAGCCGACGGTAGGATAA
- a CDS encoding inorganic diphosphatase produces the protein MADYDVVVEIPKGSRNKYEVDHETGRVYLDRVLFTAFTYPVDYGYFENTLGLDGDPVDALVLLEYPVFPGVGIKVRPVGVLNMSDEAGSDAKVVCVQYKDPRWAHIQDITDVPEQTRKELEHFFARYKDLEPNKWVKIEGWGDAAEAEAIVEAGFVKLREEGGH, from the coding sequence ATGGCCGATTACGACGTCGTCGTAGAAATCCCCAAGGGCAGCCGCAACAAGTACGAGGTCGACCACGAAACTGGTCGCGTCTACCTGGACCGCGTTCTGTTCACCGCTTTCACCTACCCCGTTGACTACGGCTACTTCGAGAACACGCTCGGCCTCGACGGCGACCCCGTTGACGCTCTCGTGCTGCTCGAGTACCCGGTCTTCCCCGGCGTCGGCATCAAGGTTCGTCCCGTCGGCGTGCTCAACATGAGCGACGAAGCTGGCTCGGACGCCAAGGTCGTCTGCGTCCAGTACAAGGACCCGCGCTGGGCTCACATCCAGGACATCACCGATGTCCCGGAGCAGACCCGCAAGGAACTCGAGCACTTCTTCGCTCGCTACAAGGACCTCGAGCCCAACAAGTGGGTCAAGATCGAGGGCTGGGGCGACGCTGCAGAAGCTGAAGCAATCGTCGAGGCTGGATTCGTGAAGCTCCGCGAAGAAGGCGGCCACTAG
- a CDS encoding PadR family transcriptional regulator codes for MTRPSEEQEWADGRVESWVETYKKSMLTPVILRVVDDLQPVTIAAIAAQVSSRTGWSITERSLYRTLKRLQDSGLLHSSEVAAPRTGAKLKELSLTALGAQFLAGVEANLVDISGRTEG; via the coding sequence GTGACGCGCCCCAGCGAAGAACAGGAATGGGCGGATGGTCGGGTCGAATCGTGGGTGGAGACCTACAAGAAGTCGATGCTGACGCCGGTGATCCTTCGCGTGGTGGATGACCTTCAGCCGGTGACGATTGCCGCGATAGCGGCCCAGGTTTCTTCGCGTACCGGCTGGTCGATTACCGAACGCAGCCTGTATCGGACCCTGAAGCGGCTTCAGGACTCAGGCCTTCTGCACAGTTCGGAGGTTGCGGCCCCTCGAACCGGCGCCAAACTCAAGGAACTGTCGCTGACCGCGCTCGGGGCACAGTTCCTGGCCGGCGTCGAGGCGAACCTCGTCGATATCTCGGGCCGGACGGAGGGGTAG
- the aztD gene encoding zinc metallochaperone AztD produces MKSRHHRLFGASVAVLGTALLATACAPPVPAGTSGSGADALDAPVPRVTVTYDGGILVLDGETLEEVADLPIEGFTRVNSAGDGRHVLVTVPDGFQILDAGTWTVDGASFVAEPQLTDLIFEADAAGHVVKHGGKTVLFADGTGDTMIFEADDLLALDGELPETEVVPAPEAHHGVSIELEDGTLLTTVGDSESRTGIRVLDSNREEIAASDECPSVHGEGTAANEVVVFGCSDGVLAYDNGTITKIPAPDAYGRMGNAYVTETSPIAVGDYNSNPDSEGYLLTELAIIDTEAKTLAVIDLPAGVSYTFRDVARGPGDDVYVLASDGNIHVLDENTGEITAAYPVVEPWEGPAEWQDAHPAITVNGNIAYVTEPATDSLHAVNLETGEIIASSELSGTPNEIAVAVG; encoded by the coding sequence ATGAAATCACGACACCACCGCCTGTTTGGGGCATCCGTTGCTGTGCTCGGCACCGCGCTGCTCGCGACCGCTTGCGCGCCGCCTGTCCCCGCTGGCACCTCAGGTTCCGGCGCGGACGCGCTCGACGCGCCGGTGCCCCGCGTCACAGTCACCTATGACGGCGGCATCCTCGTTCTTGACGGTGAAACGCTCGAGGAGGTCGCCGACCTTCCCATCGAAGGCTTCACCCGGGTGAATTCAGCCGGTGATGGGCGACATGTTCTCGTTACCGTCCCGGACGGGTTCCAGATCCTCGACGCGGGAACGTGGACAGTTGACGGCGCGAGCTTTGTTGCCGAACCTCAGCTCACCGACCTGATTTTCGAAGCGGATGCGGCCGGTCACGTGGTCAAGCACGGAGGCAAGACGGTCCTCTTCGCTGACGGCACCGGTGACACGATGATCTTCGAGGCCGATGACCTCCTGGCCCTCGATGGCGAACTGCCCGAAACCGAGGTGGTACCGGCGCCGGAGGCACACCACGGTGTGTCGATCGAGCTGGAGGATGGCACGCTGCTGACAACGGTGGGGGACTCGGAAAGCCGCACAGGCATCCGTGTGCTCGACTCCAATCGGGAGGAGATCGCGGCAAGCGACGAGTGCCCGTCTGTGCACGGTGAGGGGACCGCGGCGAACGAGGTCGTCGTTTTCGGTTGCAGTGACGGTGTGCTTGCCTACGACAACGGAACCATCACGAAGATTCCGGCACCAGACGCATACGGACGGATGGGAAACGCCTACGTCACAGAGACGAGCCCGATCGCGGTGGGAGACTACAACTCGAACCCCGATTCGGAAGGGTACCTCCTCACCGAGCTGGCGATCATTGACACTGAAGCGAAAACCCTCGCGGTCATCGACCTGCCCGCTGGCGTGAGCTACACGTTCAGGGATGTTGCGCGTGGCCCCGGAGACGACGTCTACGTCCTCGCGAGCGATGGAAACATCCACGTGCTCGACGAGAACACCGGGGAAATAACGGCCGCGTACCCGGTGGTGGAGCCGTGGGAGGGACCGGCCGAATGGCAGGATGCGCACCCGGCCATCACCGTGAACGGGAACATCGCGTACGTCACCGAACCGGCGACCGATTCCCTGCACGCCGTGAATCTGGAGACCGGCGAGATCATTGCTTCGAGCGAGCTCTCCGGGACGCCGAACGAGATCGCGGTCGCGGTGGGTTAG
- the aztC gene encoding zinc ABC transporter substrate-binding protein AztC, producing MVRILLGAVSAVVVVLTAAGCSPVAAERPLVVATTNILGDVVSNIVGNELDVLTLMKPNADPHSFEISAQEASRLHNAELLVSNGLGLEEGLQQHLDTASADGVPSVVAGDHIDVLNYADGDAAGMPDAHFWTDPARMVEVVLAIEAAVSTIDGVDSDVIAGNSARYLAELGELDEAMTAAFTAIPAEQRALVTNHHVFGYLAERFDFRVIGAIIPGGTTLAAPSASDLRDLVAALDESGVSTIFAESSQPDRLVRVLADEAGVHVSVVELYTESLTAPGEGASDYLTMMRVNTERIVTGLS from the coding sequence ATGGTCAGAATCCTGCTGGGCGCGGTGAGTGCCGTTGTCGTTGTCCTCACGGCGGCGGGGTGCAGCCCCGTCGCAGCCGAGCGGCCGCTCGTCGTCGCGACCACCAACATCCTCGGTGATGTGGTGTCGAACATCGTGGGCAACGAACTCGACGTGCTCACCCTCATGAAACCGAACGCCGACCCGCACTCCTTCGAGATTTCGGCGCAGGAGGCGTCGCGGTTGCACAACGCAGAGCTGCTCGTGTCGAACGGGCTCGGGCTCGAGGAAGGACTGCAACAACACCTCGACACCGCGTCGGCGGATGGCGTCCCCTCCGTCGTCGCCGGGGATCACATCGACGTTCTCAACTACGCCGACGGGGATGCTGCGGGCATGCCAGACGCGCACTTCTGGACCGACCCGGCTCGCATGGTCGAGGTTGTCCTGGCGATCGAGGCGGCCGTCTCGACGATCGATGGCGTCGATTCCGATGTGATCGCGGGAAACTCCGCCCGCTACCTCGCGGAGCTCGGAGAGCTCGATGAGGCCATGACCGCCGCGTTCACCGCCATTCCTGCCGAGCAGCGGGCGCTGGTCACCAACCATCACGTCTTCGGATACCTCGCCGAGCGGTTCGATTTCCGGGTCATTGGCGCGATCATCCCGGGCGGGACGACCCTCGCGGCGCCGAGCGCGTCTGACCTCCGTGACCTCGTCGCCGCTCTCGACGAATCCGGCGTGTCGACAATCTTTGCCGAGTCGTCCCAACCGGACCGGCTGGTTCGCGTGCTCGCCGACGAGGCCGGGGTGCACGTCTCCGTCGTCGAGCTCTACACCGAGTCGCTCACGGCGCCTGGCGAGGGCGCAAGCGACTACCTGACCATGATGCGCGTCAATACCGAACGCATCGTCACCGGGCTCTCCTGA
- a CDS encoding ABC transporter, with protein sequence MRAVPVLVLCTFALTACSPPEPTPEASSTSALGDGHGYVAGAEEVQEPPLHLLTLGTDDAVNQLDLSTEEWTEVGTVDGATDAATDGRFVFVSDAAAGLVTIVDSGMWTQSHGDHFHYYRASSRIVGSIQETGPATVSAGSSATGIFFPESGVGVMLDNAALGEGDIVETVRHNSVPHDGSIVQRGESTLVTTADAGKPSAVQVLGLDASVTNEADCTGAGLPITTSVGVAYPCADGVLLATTAEDGIRFERIDYPASSAPPATSFAARKGRPIVAGLAGDAGVWLLDSRQRALTLLQTEVPLRQVTAVDDAAGHIIGLTIDGRVTVLSADDGAVLATTEPLLPETLLTPDLLGGVDLVADAQRVYLNAPAERALFEIDFADSARVARTFATGNIPLFFAETGR encoded by the coding sequence TTGCGTGCCGTTCCCGTGCTCGTCCTCTGTACGTTTGCGCTCACCGCGTGCTCCCCACCTGAGCCGACGCCCGAAGCGTCCTCGACCAGCGCCCTCGGCGACGGGCACGGGTACGTTGCCGGCGCCGAGGAGGTGCAGGAGCCCCCGCTGCACCTCCTCACGCTCGGAACGGATGACGCAGTGAACCAGCTGGACCTGTCCACCGAGGAGTGGACGGAGGTCGGCACCGTCGACGGAGCCACCGATGCGGCGACCGACGGACGGTTTGTGTTTGTCTCCGATGCCGCGGCGGGTCTTGTCACCATCGTCGACAGCGGCATGTGGACGCAAAGTCACGGGGACCACTTCCATTACTACCGGGCCAGCTCTCGCATCGTCGGCTCGATCCAGGAAACGGGGCCGGCAACGGTCAGCGCGGGCAGCAGCGCAACAGGAATCTTCTTCCCTGAGTCCGGGGTCGGAGTGATGCTCGACAACGCCGCGCTCGGAGAGGGGGACATTGTGGAAACTGTCCGTCACAACAGCGTTCCCCACGACGGCTCGATCGTCCAGCGCGGTGAGTCCACTCTCGTGACTACAGCGGATGCCGGGAAACCATCTGCCGTGCAGGTCCTTGGCCTCGACGCGTCGGTCACCAACGAGGCCGATTGCACCGGCGCCGGGTTGCCGATCACCACGTCGGTCGGGGTCGCCTATCCCTGCGCCGATGGTGTGCTGCTCGCGACAACGGCGGAAGACGGCATCCGCTTCGAGCGCATCGACTACCCCGCGTCCTCAGCGCCGCCGGCCACATCGTTCGCCGCGAGGAAAGGCCGGCCGATCGTTGCCGGGCTCGCTGGCGACGCCGGCGTGTGGCTGCTCGATTCCAGGCAGCGTGCACTCACACTGCTTCAGACAGAGGTGCCCTTGCGCCAGGTCACCGCCGTTGATGACGCGGCCGGCCACATCATCGGGCTCACTATCGATGGCCGGGTCACTGTCTTGTCCGCTGACGACGGTGCCGTACTCGCCACCACTGAACCGCTCCTGCCTGAAACTCTCCTCACCCCTGACCTCCTCGGTGGTGTCGACCTCGTTGCCGACGCTCAGCGGGTGTACCTCAATGCGCCGGCAGAACGGGCCCTGTTCGAGATCGACTTCGCTGACTCGGCACGAGTCGCGCGCACGTTCGCCACGGGTAACATCCCGCTGTTCTTTGCAGAGACGGGGCGCTGA
- the aztB gene encoding zinc ABC transporter permease AztB: MSWLTDPFSVEFMQRALVGGTLVALICAVVGVWVVLRGMAFLGEAMAHGMLPGVALATLIGAPVMAGAALSAVAMSAGIGLIRRHGRLSHDTSIGLLFVAMLALGVIVISHSGSFATDATAVLFGDVLAISEADIITLALALAVTLGVAALFHRAFVALAFDERVARMLGLRPALAQAMLVGLVTIAVVASYRAVGSLLVVGLLLAPAVAAGRWVTRIVPTMMLGAVFGVTAVAAGLLLSWHTGTAAGASIAATAVLTAAASAVLRSALSALRRSPASAVVDPSPKATLVSS; this comes from the coding sequence ATGTCCTGGCTCACCGATCCCTTCTCCGTCGAGTTCATGCAGCGAGCCCTCGTCGGCGGCACGCTCGTTGCGCTGATCTGCGCCGTCGTCGGCGTCTGGGTTGTGCTTCGTGGAATGGCATTCCTGGGCGAGGCGATGGCGCATGGGATGCTCCCTGGTGTCGCCCTTGCGACGCTGATCGGAGCACCCGTCATGGCGGGAGCCGCGCTCAGTGCCGTCGCGATGAGTGCGGGGATCGGTCTGATCCGTCGCCATGGTCGGCTGTCGCACGACACGAGTATCGGACTGCTCTTCGTCGCGATGCTCGCTCTCGGCGTCATCGTCATCTCTCACTCGGGCAGCTTCGCCACCGACGCGACGGCCGTGTTGTTCGGCGACGTGCTCGCGATCTCGGAGGCTGACATCATCACGCTCGCTCTCGCGCTTGCGGTCACTCTCGGCGTTGCCGCTCTCTTTCACCGTGCGTTCGTCGCGCTCGCCTTCGACGAGCGGGTCGCGCGGATGCTCGGCCTGCGGCCCGCACTCGCTCAGGCGATGCTCGTTGGACTCGTCACCATTGCGGTTGTCGCGTCCTACCGGGCGGTCGGTTCCCTGCTCGTCGTCGGGCTTTTGCTCGCACCCGCCGTCGCCGCCGGGCGATGGGTAACGCGGATTGTGCCAACGATGATGCTCGGCGCGGTGTTCGGCGTCACCGCTGTCGCCGCGGGTTTGCTCCTCTCCTGGCATACCGGAACGGCCGCCGGCGCCTCGATCGCCGCCACAGCCGTTCTGACGGCGGCCGCATCGGCAGTCCTGCGATCCGCTCTTTCCGCTCTCAGGCGCAGCCCCGCTTCCGCCGTTGTCGACCCCTCACCGAAAGCGACTCTTGTTTCCTCGTAA
- a CDS encoding ATP-binding cassette domain-containing protein: protein MSLAPPIATLSAGRIDRAGRSILHDVGLTIPASSLTVVTGANGSGKSTLLLALAGLHPLSNGTLTIADGARRALVLQRSAVTDALPLTVANVVAMGRWFPSRQRDRRRDCLIIAESVSAVGLRGLEKASLSTLSGGQRQRALLAQGLAQRAEILLLDEPAASLDQDGNALLARCIERERARGVAVVLVTHDPVDGLNATQRLHVSAGHVARVA from the coding sequence GTGTCATTAGCCCCTCCCATCGCAACCCTCTCCGCTGGCCGCATCGATCGCGCAGGCAGGAGCATCCTGCACGACGTCGGCTTGACCATCCCCGCCAGCTCACTGACGGTGGTCACCGGCGCGAACGGGAGCGGCAAATCAACACTGCTCCTGGCGCTGGCCGGGTTGCACCCGCTCAGCAATGGCACGCTCACGATTGCCGACGGTGCGCGACGAGCGCTGGTGCTACAGCGCAGCGCCGTGACAGACGCGCTCCCGCTCACCGTTGCAAATGTCGTCGCGATGGGGCGCTGGTTCCCCTCGCGCCAGCGGGATCGCCGGCGCGACTGCCTCATCATCGCTGAGAGCGTGAGCGCCGTCGGTCTGCGCGGACTCGAGAAGGCCTCACTGAGCACGCTGTCAGGCGGTCAGCGCCAACGCGCCCTTCTCGCCCAGGGCCTCGCTCAACGCGCAGAGATCCTGCTCCTCGACGAGCCAGCGGCCAGCCTGGACCAGGATGGAAATGCCCTGCTTGCCCGCTGCATCGAGCGCGAACGCGCCCGCGGGGTCGCCGTCGTGCTCGTGACCCACGACCCGGTCGACGGGCTCAACGCGACTCAGCGCCTCCACGTCTCAGCAGGGCACGTCGCTCGCGTCGCGTAA
- a CDS encoding sugar transferase, which translates to MTEVKSRPVLSGLARPRLRRRITTAARDHALSQASERVWARNYRIRLRLTDVATIILAVTLAFSLRFGIEAIPASTRINDGQYLVISATIVVSWLIALVAFGVHDSRVIGVGTSEYKRIVNASATAFGLFAIALVILKVDIARGYFMLALPLGTVSLLGAHWLWRRWLVAQRSLDHYLCRALVVGDLDDVGYVIRQIQQKSGAAYNVVGAVVSNTDAPTVATGQKPVPVLATTNVAQAARNAGADTVIIAGQPKGGANFIRNLGWQLEGTATDLVLASQLTDVAGPRIHFRPVEGLPLIHVEIPQFEGGKHVLKRAFDVGSTAAGIIVLAPLFLIIALLIKLDDGGPVFFTQERVGRGQRTFRMVKFRSMVTTAESDLAALTHENQGNGVLFKLKHDPRVTTVGRFLRKYSLDELPQLWNVFLGDMSLVGPRPPLPREVAAYEDHVHRRLYIKPGLTGMWQVNGRSDLSWDESVRLDLYYVENWSLTGDLIIVWRTVKVLLNPVGAY; encoded by the coding sequence GTGACCGAAGTCAAATCGCGTCCCGTCCTTTCAGGCCTTGCCCGCCCTCGGCTACGTCGGAGGATCACCACCGCCGCGCGCGACCACGCGCTCAGCCAGGCGTCCGAGCGAGTGTGGGCACGCAACTACCGGATACGCCTGCGTCTGACCGACGTCGCAACGATCATTCTCGCGGTCACCCTCGCGTTCTCGCTTCGATTCGGTATCGAGGCGATACCGGCAAGCACCCGGATCAACGACGGGCAATATCTGGTGATTTCCGCCACCATTGTGGTCTCCTGGCTCATCGCTCTCGTCGCGTTCGGCGTCCACGACTCTCGCGTCATCGGCGTTGGCACCAGCGAATACAAACGCATCGTCAACGCCAGCGCCACCGCTTTCGGGCTCTTTGCCATCGCCCTGGTCATCCTCAAGGTGGACATTGCTCGCGGATACTTCATGCTCGCGCTCCCCCTCGGAACGGTGAGCCTCCTCGGCGCCCACTGGCTCTGGCGCCGCTGGCTGGTCGCGCAACGAAGCCTCGACCACTACCTCTGTCGTGCACTCGTGGTTGGCGACCTTGACGACGTTGGCTACGTGATCCGGCAGATTCAACAAAAGTCGGGGGCCGCATACAACGTGGTTGGCGCGGTCGTGTCAAACACTGACGCCCCCACAGTGGCGACCGGTCAAAAGCCCGTTCCCGTGCTCGCGACCACCAATGTCGCGCAAGCCGCACGCAACGCTGGAGCCGACACCGTGATCATCGCCGGCCAGCCCAAAGGGGGCGCGAACTTCATTCGCAACCTGGGCTGGCAACTCGAAGGAACGGCAACTGATTTGGTGCTCGCTTCCCAATTGACGGATGTTGCTGGCCCGCGAATTCATTTCCGACCGGTGGAGGGGCTCCCGCTCATTCACGTTGAGATTCCGCAGTTCGAGGGCGGCAAGCATGTTCTCAAGCGTGCGTTCGACGTCGGCTCAACGGCCGCCGGGATCATCGTTCTCGCTCCGCTGTTTCTCATCATCGCTCTCCTCATCAAGCTCGACGACGGCGGGCCGGTGTTCTTCACCCAGGAGCGTGTCGGCCGTGGCCAACGCACGTTCCGGATGGTGAAGTTCCGCTCGATGGTGACCACCGCTGAGAGCGATCTGGCTGCCCTGACCCACGAAAACCAGGGCAACGGCGTGTTGTTCAAGCTCAAGCACGACCCGCGGGTCACAACGGTCGGCCGCTTCCTTCGGAAATACTCACTCGACGAGCTGCCGCAGCTCTGGAATGTGTTCCTCGGCGACATGAGCCTGGTCGGTCCCCGCCCGCCACTCCCGCGCGAGGTCGCGGCATACGAAGACCACGTTCACCGCCGGTTGTACATCAAACCAGGGCTCACCGGCATGTGGCAGGTCAACGGGCGAAGCGACCTGAGCTGGGACGAGAGTGTCCGGCTGGACCTCTATTACGTGGAGAACTGGTCGCTCACCGGCGACCTGATCATTGTCTGGCGCACCGTCAAGGTGCTCCTCAATCCTGTGGGCGCTTACTGA
- a CDS encoding adenylyltransferase/cytidyltransferase family protein, with protein sequence MTDRIGYAGGAFDLFHIGHLNILRHAKSQCDYLVAGVVSDEMLLQNKGITPVVPLVERLEIVRSIDVVDEAIAEVHTDKIDTWRDVGFNVYFKGDDWKGTERGLRLEKEFGAHGVEVVYFPYTLSTSSTSLRRALDTLAGISVGDDVERR encoded by the coding sequence ATGACCGACAGAATCGGGTACGCGGGCGGCGCCTTCGACCTCTTCCACATCGGCCACCTCAACATTCTCCGCCACGCAAAGAGCCAGTGCGACTACCTGGTCGCAGGGGTTGTTTCCGACGAAATGCTGCTCCAGAACAAGGGAATCACGCCGGTGGTCCCCCTGGTCGAACGCCTCGAGATCGTACGGAGTATCGACGTGGTCGATGAAGCGATAGCTGAGGTGCACACCGACAAGATCGACACCTGGCGAGACGTCGGGTTCAACGTGTACTTCAAGGGCGACGACTGGAAAGGGACCGAACGCGGTTTGCGGCTCGAAAAGGAATTCGGTGCACACGGTGTCGAGGTGGTCTATTTCCCCTACACCCTGTCGACCTCAAGCACGTCACTGCGTCGAGCGCTCGACACACTGGCCGGCATCTCGGTCGGCGACGACGTCGAACGCCGCTGA
- a CDS encoding glycosyltransferase has protein sequence MVDNSHSPRVTIVGLNYSPEPTGIAPYTTGLAEGLVAQGHDVRAISSFPHYPQWQVAAGYRGSALEEVVNGVSLLRVRHYVPRTPTSGKRLLMEMHFGLRALFAPWKSPDVVVLVSPALFATRLLLLRARISRIPACVWVQDIYSLGVAETGSGDRAARLVGLVERSALKQASRTVVIHDRFKRYLTSEALLPADSIDVVRNWSHIDDSAVQRDEAMRRRLGWGPEDIIVLHAGNMGAKQGLHNVVRASHLAEELDSRVRFVLLGDGNARQQLESGPQSTHLQFLDPLPDGQFEVAIASADILLVNERPGLTEMSVPSKLTSYFATGLPVIGAVDEGSITAEELRAGHAGPIVDPNRPIDLLHAAEALADDPERAAEYGASARAYRREMLSAGAALTKFVSVLDDVLRGVQSQPSAEYSTTAGPA, from the coding sequence GTGGTCGATAACTCGCACAGCCCTCGCGTCACAATTGTGGGTCTGAACTATTCCCCGGAGCCCACCGGAATAGCGCCATACACGACCGGACTTGCCGAGGGACTCGTCGCCCAGGGCCATGATGTTCGCGCGATCTCAAGCTTTCCGCACTACCCACAGTGGCAGGTGGCGGCGGGTTACCGAGGCAGCGCTCTGGAAGAAGTAGTCAACGGGGTCTCTCTCCTTCGTGTCCGTCACTACGTTCCCCGGACCCCGACGAGCGGCAAACGACTGCTGATGGAGATGCACTTCGGCCTTCGCGCTCTGTTTGCACCATGGAAATCACCCGACGTCGTGGTCCTGGTCAGCCCCGCTCTTTTTGCAACCCGATTGCTCCTGCTGCGGGCCCGAATCTCCCGGATCCCCGCCTGCGTATGGGTGCAGGATATTTACTCCCTCGGGGTCGCTGAAACAGGGTCTGGCGATCGAGCGGCACGACTCGTCGGGCTGGTCGAGCGCTCTGCCCTGAAGCAGGCCTCACGCACCGTCGTAATTCACGACCGCTTCAAGCGCTACCTGACTTCTGAGGCACTGCTCCCCGCCGATTCGATAGACGTCGTTCGAAACTGGTCGCACATCGACGATTCCGCCGTGCAGCGCGACGAAGCCATGCGCCGGCGGTTGGGCTGGGGGCCCGAGGACATTATCGTTCTGCACGCGGGGAACATGGGCGCGAAGCAGGGCCTGCACAACGTCGTGCGCGCGTCCCACCTCGCTGAAGAGCTCGATTCCAGGGTCCGGTTCGTCTTGCTCGGAGACGGAAACGCCCGTCAGCAGCTGGAGTCTGGGCCACAAAGCACGCATCTCCAATTTCTCGACCCGCTCCCCGACGGGCAGTTCGAAGTTGCCATCGCCTCGGCAGATATATTGCTGGTGAACGAACGCCCTGGGCTCACGGAAATGTCAGTTCCGAGCAAGCTGACGTCATATTTCGCCACTGGACTGCCCGTCATCGGCGCCGTCGACGAGGGAAGTATCACAGCCGAAGAGCTACGCGCTGGACATGCCGGGCCCATCGTTGACCCGAACCGGCCCATCGACCTCCTGCATGCTGCAGAAGCCCTGGCGGACGATCCCGAACGTGCGGCAGAGTACGGTGCGTCCGCGAGGGCATACCGGCGTGAAATGCTCTCCGCAGGAGCGGCTCTGACCAAGTTCGTGTCCGTGTTGGATGACGTCCTCCGCGGAGTGCAGTCACAGCCATCAGCCGAATACTCGACGACGGCTGGACCGGCTTAG